The genomic region GAATCTTTTTATCTTTTAAAAGATCTAATATTAAATTCATTATTTTAATAATCCTTTTATTAATAATACTTCCCCCTTGCCTATTGATAACTTATTACAAATTTCCTCATCACTTAAGCCCTCTTCTATAAGCTCTTTTACTTTTTGCACTTTATCATCCTTTTTCTCTTCTTGAGAATTTTTTTCTTTTTGAAAGGTCTTATGATCTTTATGTGAAAAATTTATTTCTGAAATTACATTTTCATCTAAATTTATATTTTCTTTTTCCTTAACTTTATTGTCATCATTTTTAATTTTTTCAATATTAATATTATCGTCTAACTTATCAATTTTATTATACCTTATAAAATAATTTAAGGAAACTCTTAGTTCTTCAATTTCCTTTTGTAAATCTAATACAGTTTCTGCCATATCCCTTCTAATAGCAATTATTTCTTTATCGTAATCTCTATCATTATTTACTTTTTCTTTTTTTAATATTTCATTAAAACTTTCTCCTTCATTATTTAAAACTGTATTGTTTCCTTTAAATATTCCTCTAATATTAATTATTATAATTATTATTCCTAATAAAATAATTACCCAAGGAAGCATAATAATTCTCCTTAAATATAATTTATTTTCTGCATTATAGCTCTTAGATTTCTAATAGCCCTGCTATGTAACTGACTAACTCTAGATTCTGATACTTCTAATACTTCTCCAATTTCCTTAAGAGTTAGTTTTTCATGATAATATAAATTTAATACCAATTTATCTTTTTCTTTTAATTGATTTATTGCCTTCTCTAAAATTTCTACCCTTTCCTTGTTTTCTAAGGACTCTTCTGGTGATATTGTATCTTTATCTTCTAATGTTTCCATTATTGTTAAATCATCATCATCAGAATAAATTATAGCTTCTAAGGATGTCACTGACATATAGTTGATATAATTTTCAATATGTGAAACATCTTCAATAGTTAAATTCATATCACAAGCTATTTCCTCAAGACTAGGTTCTCTCATCAAAGTATTTTGTAGTTTCTCTATAGCTTCGTTATATTTAACTAATTTATCCATTGCACCTTTAGAAATTGGTCTATTTTTTCTTATTTCATCTATCATTGCTCCTTTTATTCTTAAAGTTGCATAAGATGAAAACTTCATACCTTTACTAGGATCATATCTATTAATTGCATCTAAAAGTCCAATAATTCCATATCCAACTAAATCTTCATATTCTAAATATTTGGTTTTTCCAAAACTAACTCTTGAAGCTAAATATTTAACTAATGGTATATATTTTTCAACTATCTGTTCTTTTTGAATTAATGGACTTTGAGCTTCCATATTTTTAACCTCCTTAAATAAGTTCCCTTTGTTTCCTCATAACCTTAAAAACAATTTTAATTATTTCTTCCCTTGTTTTTTCACTTATATCAGAGAAATTAATGCCACAAATAAATTTATTATCATCTGTTCTTTCTACCCTAACTACTTTACCATTTACATTAATTATAGAATCTTCATATATTATTTTTGAAAAAATAACATCACCCTTTTCAAGTTTTTCTTCAACTTTCATTTTCATACCGCCACCACTTAAATCAAGCAGCAGCGCCTTTTTATATTTCTCCTCAATGTTATTTGAATGTAAATAATTAATTGCCTTAACAAAATTAACTCTAACATAATCTCTTCTTTGTATCTTCTTTATATCATAAGGAGAACTTAATCTATATAATGATAAATTTCTTTCTTTTATTCTTCCTAAAACCTTACTCTTAAATTGATAAACATTACCATTGTTATCATAATAAATTTGCTCTATAATTGTACCTGTTGCCAAAGTTAAATATTCTCCATCAAATACTGGAATAGAAATTAATACTTCCTTTTCTTTTTCTCTAATATCTTGAATTACAGATTTGTAATTTTTTTTGTCATAAAAGACCTCAAGTTTATTATTAATCTCTAATTTTAATTTTTCCATTCCACTCCCCCTAATTAAAAATACTAAATAACTTTTTAAACAATCCTTTAGCGCCAACTCCCTTTATCTCGTTATCTTCTCCTAATAGTTTCTCACCTATACTCTTTATGCATCTAGCTGCATCACAATTAGGATTTGCTATTACAAATGGTTTTTGTTCTCTTACAGCCATTAATAATTTTCTATCTTCATATATATACCCCAAGTAGTTTACATTTATTGATAAAAATCTATTTACGGCTGTTTTAAATTTTGTAAAAGTATTATCTGCCTCAGTCTTATTAATTATTCTATTAACAACTATATTGCCCTTATCTTTTATCTTAAAATGATTAACTGCTTTTAATAAACTATATCCATCTGTTAGAGATGTTGGTTCAGGGGTTGTAACTAAAATAAATTCGTCAGAACATGCAATAAATGCAAGAACACTTCTACTAATTCCAGCTCCTGTATCTATGAATATATAATCAAAGCCTTCAAGCATTTCTATTTTTCTTAAAAACATCTCCCTTTGATTTTGTTGCAAATCCTCAATGTTATTAAGTCCACTTCCTCCTGGTAAAAGCTTTACTCCTCCAGGCCCTTCAACAATAACCTCTTCTATTGAAAGAGTTCCATTTATTAGATCTAACACATTATACTTAGGATAAATACCCATTAATACATCATCATTTCCCATACCAATATCTGCATCAAAAATAAGGACACTTTTTCCCATTTGAGTTAAGGCTATTGACAAGTTCACAACAAAATTGCTTTTTCCTACTCCACCTTTTCCTGAAGTTACAGTAATTATTTTTGTTTTTCTTTTATTATTGACTAGGGGCTCTCCTTTTGCTAATTTTCTTAAACTTTCAGCTTGATCTAACATATACTATCCTCCCCTAGTATTAACTTCTCTAGTTCATCAAAGGCTGGTGATTTTATATCATCTGGTACATTTTGCCCTGTTGTAATATAAGCAATAGTCTTTCCTGACTTTTTTGATATATTATAAATTGAACCATAGGCTGTGGTTTCATCTAATTTAGTTATTATTAGCTTTTCATAATTTAATTCTCTATATCCTGCTAAAATTATATCAATATCTCTATTTTTAGTAGTTCCACTTATCACAAGCATAATATTATCTGGGGTAATCTTATGAATAAAAGCTCTTAGTTCTGATATTTGCATAGTATTTTTACTGCTTCTTCCGGTTGTATCTATCAGTATAATATCACAATCTTTTAATTCTTCTACTGCATTCTCCATTTCCTTTAATGTTATTACCACCTTAAAAGGAATATTCATTATTTCTGCATAAGTTCTTAACTGATCTACAGCACCAATTCTATATGTATCAATTGTAATTAAACCAACCTTCTTTTTATCAATTAAAGCAAGTCTTCCTGCCAATTTTGCAATTGTTGTAGTTTTTCCAACTCCTGTTGGACCTACTAAGACCACCTTACCCTGTAAATTCTCATTAGATATTTTCACATTTTCTTTTATTAATTTTTTAAAATCTTCTTTAAAATCATCAAGATTATCATAATCCTTACTTAAAAGTTCTTCTACTAATTCATCTTCAACATCAATTTCTCTTAAGTAAGATAATATATCATCTTCCTCTTTTTCTTTCGCTGTATTTTTTATAACCTTGTTTAATAGTTCTTTTATTTCCTTTACTTCATCTTTAATATTATCATCTATAACAGCAGGAGTTACAGCTATTTCTTCCTTACTACCTTCTAGATTATTATTTAGTTCTTTGGTTTTATCCTTCATTAATTTCTTAATACTATTTATAGATTCATTTATATCTATTTCATCATTTTTCTTTTGTTTCCAATTTGGATCAATTTTATTATTTTCTAAAGCAGCTGTAACCTCAATCATTTTTGGCTTAAAATATCCAAAAATACCTGGTTTCTTTACTTTTCTTTGACTAATAATAATTGCATCCTTACCCATTTCATAACGAATTCTCGTAAGAGCTTCATTCATATCCTTTACTAAGTATTTTTTTATTACCATTATAATGATACAACTCCTTCGGTTCTAATTTGTACATCATTTGGAATTTCATTTAAAGATACAACCATAATATGCGGATATACCATTTCAATAAGTTTTCTAAACACTGGCCTAATATTTGGTGAAA from Clostridium isatidis harbors:
- a CDS encoding FliA/WhiG family RNA polymerase sigma factor; this encodes MEAQSPLIQKEQIVEKYIPLVKYLASRVSFGKTKYLEYEDLVGYGIIGLLDAINRYDPSKGMKFSSYATLRIKGAMIDEIRKNRPISKGAMDKLVKYNEAIEKLQNTLMREPSLEEIACDMNLTIEDVSHIENYINYMSVTSLEAIIYSDDDDLTIMETLEDKDTISPEESLENKERVEILEKAINQLKEKDKLVLNLYYHEKLTLKEIGEVLEVSESRVSQLHSRAIRNLRAIMQKINYI
- a CDS encoding flagellar brake protein → MEKLKLEINNKLEVFYDKKNYKSVIQDIREKEKEVLISIPVFDGEYLTLATGTIIEQIYYDNNGNVYQFKSKVLGRIKERNLSLYRLSSPYDIKKIQRRDYVRVNFVKAINYLHSNNIEEKYKKALLLDLSGGGMKMKVEEKLEKGDVIFSKIIYEDSIINVNGKVVRVERTDDNKFICGINFSDISEKTREEIIKIVFKVMRKQRELI
- a CDS encoding MinD/ParA family protein, which translates into the protein MLDQAESLRKLAKGEPLVNNKRKTKIITVTSGKGGVGKSNFVVNLSIALTQMGKSVLIFDADIGMGNDDVLMGIYPKYNVLDLINGTLSIEEVIVEGPGGVKLLPGGSGLNNIEDLQQNQREMFLRKIEMLEGFDYIFIDTGAGISRSVLAFIACSDEFILVTTPEPTSLTDGYSLLKAVNHFKIKDKGNIVVNRIINKTEADNTFTKFKTAVNRFLSINVNYLGYIYEDRKLLMAVREQKPFVIANPNCDAARCIKSIGEKLLGEDNEIKGVGAKGLFKKLFSIFN
- the flhF gene encoding flagellar biosynthesis protein FlhF produces the protein MVIKKYLVKDMNEALTRIRYEMGKDAIIISQRKVKKPGIFGYFKPKMIEVTAALENNKIDPNWKQKKNDEIDINESINSIKKLMKDKTKELNNNLEGSKEEIAVTPAVIDDNIKDEVKEIKELLNKVIKNTAKEKEEDDILSYLREIDVEDELVEELLSKDYDNLDDFKEDFKKLIKENVKISNENLQGKVVLVGPTGVGKTTTIAKLAGRLALIDKKKVGLITIDTYRIGAVDQLRTYAEIMNIPFKVVITLKEMENAVEELKDCDIILIDTTGRSSKNTMQISELRAFIHKITPDNIMLVISGTTKNRDIDIILAGYRELNYEKLIITKLDETTAYGSIYNISKKSGKTIAYITTGQNVPDDIKSPAFDELEKLILGEDSIC